A genomic stretch from Streptosporangiales bacterium includes:
- a CDS encoding carboxymuconolactone decarboxylase family protein, which yields MPRFPVHTIDDAPEASRAALEATRQRLGKVLNIYGEMAHAPVLLAVSNAMSQAVAEHGTFDARTREAIALAVGNQNGCGYCQSAHTLGAVRAGWSEEQTLAIRDGQLGFAPKLDALLMVARQIAANVGEVADETYEHARRAGWSDEELAELFAHVMVNMLTNYFNHYAETELDIPAASGLAS from the coding sequence ATGCCGCGGTTCCCGGTCCACACCATCGACGATGCGCCGGAGGCGTCCCGGGCGGCGCTGGAGGCGACCCGGCAGCGGTTGGGGAAGGTGCTCAACATCTACGGCGAGATGGCGCACGCCCCGGTGCTGCTCGCCGTCTCGAACGCGATGAGTCAGGCGGTCGCCGAGCACGGCACGTTCGACGCGCGTACCCGGGAGGCGATCGCGCTCGCGGTGGGCAACCAGAACGGCTGCGGCTACTGCCAGTCCGCGCACACTCTCGGCGCGGTCCGCGCTGGCTGGAGCGAGGAGCAGACGCTCGCCATCCGCGACGGTCAGCTCGGCTTCGCCCCCAAGCTCGACGCGTTGCTGATGGTGGCCAGGCAGATCGCGGCGAACGTGGGCGAGGTTGCGGACGAGACGTACGAGCACGCTCGCCGGGCGGGGTGGAGCGATGAGGAGCTGGCAGAGCTGTTCGCCCACGTCATGGTGAACATGCTCACCAACTACTTCAACCACTACGCGGAGACGGAGCTGGACATCCCGGCCGCGTCCGGCTTGGCTAGCTGA
- a CDS encoding haloacid dehalogenase type II has product MATRPSAVAFDVVETLMSLQPLEARLETVGQPASVLPAWFARLLLYGVGLSAAGDYVPFPEAAAEALRAVSGYRLSDEDVAYVLAGFGQLPAHPDAEPAIRRLADAGVRVVCLTNGSADVTAAFLARAGAAHLVERVISTAEVNSWKPPARVYRHALDVLELPAERVALVAVHAWDCHGAKRAGLTTGWASRAEGGYGALFAPADVSGADLVEVAEGLLALPEGAGDAR; this is encoded by the coding sequence ATGGCGACCCGTCCGTCGGCAGTGGCGTTCGACGTGGTCGAGACGCTGATGTCGTTGCAGCCGCTGGAGGCACGGTTGGAAACGGTCGGGCAACCGGCGTCCGTCCTGCCGGCGTGGTTCGCACGGCTGCTGCTTTACGGGGTCGGGCTGTCCGCGGCCGGCGACTACGTGCCCTTCCCTGAGGCCGCGGCCGAGGCGCTGCGTGCCGTCAGCGGGTACCGGCTGTCCGACGAGGACGTGGCGTATGTGCTCGCTGGGTTCGGGCAGCTGCCCGCCCACCCGGACGCAGAACCTGCGATCAGGCGGCTGGCCGACGCGGGGGTACGGGTGGTTTGCCTCACCAACGGGAGCGCCGACGTCACGGCGGCGTTCCTGGCCCGCGCCGGGGCGGCGCACCTCGTCGAGCGGGTGATCAGCACGGCGGAGGTGAACAGCTGGAAGCCGCCGGCCCGCGTCTACCGCCACGCGCTCGACGTGTTGGAGCTGCCGGCCGAGCGGGTGGCACTCGTCGCCGTCCACGCCTGGGACTGCCACGGAGCCAAGCGGGCCGGCCTCACCACCGGATGGGCGAGCCGCGCCGAAGGCGGCTACGGTGCACTGTTCGCCCCCGCCGACGTCAGCGGCGCCGACCTGGTCGAGGTCGCCGAGGGACTGCTGGCCCTCCCCGAGGGGGCCGGCGATGCGCGGTGA